The genomic DNA GTAAGCAGGTATCCACTTACTGTCTTGCTAAGACGGTTTGGAGTGCCACTATACGGGGAGGCTGTATTCACAAAGTTCACCATCTTTAGCCATAAAAGAGTGATAGCAGTGAGTGTTCAGTCAGTATAGTAAAGATGGTGTCGTTACAGGGAAGGCTTAGCCTTTTACTTGCTCATGACTCGGGGGTTAGCTCGTGAGCATACTAGGTGGATAGTTTAGGCTGCTGAGTAATAATATTGATTTCTGCCCAATTGTTTCGCTTTATACAAATAGCTATCGGCCTCTTTAATAAGGCTCTCTGGCCCTATATGTTGACGCCACTGTGCAATGCCTTGGCTAACTGTTACCCACTCGCAGGTATTGGAGTCTGGGTGTACCATGGCTTTGTTAGCCAGGTTTGTTTTAATGCGTTTTACAACTTGCAGCGTGCCTGCTAAATCGGTATTAGGTAGCAAAACGACAAACTCTTCACCACCATAGCGTGACACACTGTCGGTACTCCGTTTTAAGCTTTGCTGAATAACCTTGGCCACGGTTCGAATACACTTATCACCCTCCACATGCCCCAATCTATCGTTGTAATTTTTGAAGTGGTCAATATCAATCATGACCAATCCGAGCTCACTTTGTGTGCGTTTGGTTCGCTGAAATTGCTTATCGAGCTCATATTCAAAGAAGCGACGGTTATGGATGTCTGTCAGTTGATCGCGAGAGGCAATATCGGAGAGTTTTTTCATTAATCGTTTATTTTCGTGATCTTTTTCGATGTTGTTATAAAACCAGCGATAAAGGATGCGTCGCCCAGACTCAATCACTAGACAGGCGGCAATAAATTTCTCTGTTGGTAGGATTATGGCATTTTTGGCAGAAACAAAACTGATCACCGTACTTACAAATAGTATAGGGAGTATACCTGCATAAAGAACGGGGCGATAAGAGAAAAAACCTAATAAAACAATCATTAAAATTATGTCGCTAAGGATGTCAGCTGCATCGTAATAGTCACCGCCAATAGATATTAAGGCAATAATTGCAGCCCAACAGGTACTAAATGTTGATGCATAAGCAATGCTGGCTATTTTCCAGCGTGCATAGAAAAACGGAATGTTTAAGAGATTAGCACCGAAGATAAAGACGAGGCTGCTTATGATAGCCAGCAGGAAAAACTGGTCGAAATAGCTATCAATGATGCCTGTATCTTCTATGCGAAAAGAGAAAGTCATCATTAATAGGAAGAAGAGAGAAACAGCAGAAGCCCAACGAAAGCCTGTTGATAGATTGGTAAGTGCAGCTTTGTCTACTCGAGCGGTTAGGCTGAGTTCATCCATGAAAAAAACATCCTAATTAAGTGTCTCTTCATTCTACTTTATTTTAGAGATTGCAAGAATTTTTTTTGCCAAAAAGGTGGGTTGAAAGCGAATAAATGGTTTGACAAAAAGTGTCAGGAAATAAATTACATTTGGTTTTTTGGGGTCGGTCAAAATCATCGTTCGATCCCTATCCGCTCTTTGTAAAAACTTGATATTGATCAATGTTTGTTTTCTTGAAATTCTGCCTAATACGCACCATATATTGTAGTGGATGTTTGTTATACCCCTACATTTAGTGTTTTTGTGACAGTGTCATTATAGGAGCCTGCTGTGAACCCTGTTGTTATTAAGCGTGATGGATGCCGTGTACCTTTCGATGCGTACCGTATTAAAGAGGCCGTGCTAAGTGCTGCTAAGTCAGTTGAAGTGATGGATCAAGCGTATGCTGCATCTGTTGCTGACGGTGTACTTTCACAATTTATCTCGGCAGAGGAAGTGGAAATTCACGCCATTCAAGATGCAGTTGAAAACCACCTAATGGCAGGCCCACATAAAGAAGTGGCACGTGCGTACATCGAGTACCGTCATGACCGTGATCTTTCTCGTGAAAAGAAAAGTCACTTAAATAATGAAATTCGTGGTCTGATTGAGCAGAGCAATGCATCGCTGCTCAATGAGAACGCAAACAAAGACAGTAAAGTTATCCCAACACAGCGTGATTTGTTAGCGGGTATTGTTGCTAAGCACTATGCGAAGCAGCACCTATTGCCACGTGATATTGTACAAGCGCATGAAAATGGCGATATTCATTACCATGATTTGGATTACTCACCGTTCTTCCCAATGTTCAACTGTATGTTGATCGATTTGGACGGCATGCTAACGCATGGTTTCAAAATGGGTAATGCAGAAATTGATACACCAAAATCAATTTCTACAGCCACTGCTGTGACAGCGCAGATCATTGCACAAGTCGCAAGCCACATTTATGGCGGTACAACCATCAACCGTATTGATGAAGTGCTGGCACCGTTTGTTACCGTGAGCTACGAAAAGCACTTAGAAGTTGCGATAGAGTGGGATATTGCTCAGCCAGAAGCGTTCGCGCAAAAGCGTACAGAAAAAGAGTGCTATGATGCATTCCAATCGCTTGAGTATGAAGTAAACACTTTGCATACCGCGAACGGCCAAACACCGTTTGTGACCTTTGGCTTTGGTTTAGGTACATCTTGGGAATCTCGCTTAATCCAACAATCTATCCTTAAGAATCGTATTGCTGGCCTTGGTAAGAACCGTAAAACAGCGGTATTCCCGAAATTAGTTTTTGCTATTAAAGATGGTTTAAACCATAAAACGGGCGACGCGAATTACGACATCAAGCAACTTGCTTTGGAATGTGCATCTAAGCGTATGTACCCAGATATTCTTAACTACGACAAAGTGGTTGAAGTGACGGGTTCATTCAAAACCCCTATGGGTTGCCGTAGCTTCTTAGGCCCGTACGAAGAAAATGGCGAGCTGATCCACGAAGGCCGTAACAATATCGGTGTGGTTAGTTTGAACTTACCGCGTATTGCACTGCAAGCGAAAGGCAACGAAAGCAAATTCTTCACACTGCTTGATGAGCGCCTACAACTAGCTCGCCGTGCATTAGAAACACGTATCTCTCGTCTAGACGGCGTGAAAGCACGTGTTGCACCTATCCTTTATATGGAAGGGGCGTGTGGCGTGCGTTTGAATGCTGACGATAATGTTGCTGAAATCTTCAAGAATGGCCGTGCTTCTATTTCATTGGGCTACATTGGTATTCATGAAACGATCAATGCACTATACGGCACTGAAGAACATGTGTACGACAACGAAGAGCTGCGTAATAAAGCGGTAGCTATTGTTCAGCGTCTTAAAGATGCAACAGAGCAATGGAAGGCAGAAACGGGTTACGGCTTTAGCCTTTACAGCACACCAAGTGAAAACTTGTGTAGCCGTTTTTGTGCGATTGATGCAAAAGAATTCGGTGTTGTAGATGGCGTAACTGAAAAAGGTTACTACACCAACAGTTTCCACCTAGATGTAGAGAAGCAAGTAAACCCTTACGACAAAATTGACTTTGAAATGCCATACCCGCAAGTTGCGAACGGTGGTTTCATTTGTTATGGCGAGTACCCGAATATTCAGCATAATGTTGAGGCGCTAGAAAACGTGTGGGATTACAGTTAC from Photobacterium sanguinicancri includes the following:
- a CDS encoding GGDEF domain-containing protein, with protein sequence MDELSLTARVDKAALTNLSTGFRWASAVSLFFLLMMTFSFRIEDTGIIDSYFDQFFLLAIISSLVFIFGANLLNIPFFYARWKIASIAYASTFSTCWAAIIALISIGGDYYDAADILSDIILMIVLLGFFSYRPVLYAGILPILFVSTVISFVSAKNAIILPTEKFIAACLVIESGRRILYRWFYNNIEKDHENKRLMKKLSDIASRDQLTDIHNRRFFEYELDKQFQRTKRTQSELGLVMIDIDHFKNYNDRLGHVEGDKCIRTVAKVIQQSLKRSTDSVSRYGGEEFVVLLPNTDLAGTLQVVKRIKTNLANKAMVHPDSNTCEWVTVSQGIAQWRQHIGPESLIKEADSYLYKAKQLGRNQYYYSAA
- the nrdD gene encoding anaerobic ribonucleoside-triphosphate reductase, producing the protein MNPVVIKRDGCRVPFDAYRIKEAVLSAAKSVEVMDQAYAASVADGVLSQFISAEEVEIHAIQDAVENHLMAGPHKEVARAYIEYRHDRDLSREKKSHLNNEIRGLIEQSNASLLNENANKDSKVIPTQRDLLAGIVAKHYAKQHLLPRDIVQAHENGDIHYHDLDYSPFFPMFNCMLIDLDGMLTHGFKMGNAEIDTPKSISTATAVTAQIIAQVASHIYGGTTINRIDEVLAPFVTVSYEKHLEVAIEWDIAQPEAFAQKRTEKECYDAFQSLEYEVNTLHTANGQTPFVTFGFGLGTSWESRLIQQSILKNRIAGLGKNRKTAVFPKLVFAIKDGLNHKTGDANYDIKQLALECASKRMYPDILNYDKVVEVTGSFKTPMGCRSFLGPYEENGELIHEGRNNIGVVSLNLPRIALQAKGNESKFFTLLDERLQLARRALETRISRLDGVKARVAPILYMEGACGVRLNADDNVAEIFKNGRASISLGYIGIHETINALYGTEEHVYDNEELRNKAVAIVQRLKDATEQWKAETGYGFSLYSTPSENLCSRFCAIDAKEFGVVDGVTEKGYYTNSFHLDVEKQVNPYDKIDFEMPYPQVANGGFICYGEYPNIQHNVEALENVWDYSYSRVPYYGTNTPIDECYDCGFTGEFDCTSKGFTCPKCGNHEPSKVSVTRRVCGYLGSPDARPFNFGKQEEVKRRVKHM